The Stenotrophomonas sp. BIO128-Bstrain region GTCGGGGTCATCGAGCTGAGCATGCGCTTGCCCGGCTTGGGCGCATTGGCCGCATAGCCCATCACGCCGAAGGCGTTCGGCGTGCCCGGCTTCAGCGCGAAATCGTCCATTTCATTGTTGAGCAGCACGCCGGTGCCGGACGGAATCAGGCCCGAGCCGTACAGCAGGTTCACGGTCTGGGTCGCGCCGACGCGGTTGCCTTCGCGGTCGATGATCGAGAAATGGGTGGTCTCGTCATCTTCCAGCGGGGTCGGGTTGCCCGACAGCAGATCGCTGGGGGTGGCCTTGTCCGGGTGGATGGTGGCACGCAGGCCCTGCGCGTAATCCTTGCTGGTCAGCACCTTCTGCGGGATGTCCACGAAGTCTGGATCGCCCAGGAAGAAGGTGCGGTCGCGGTAGGCGCGGCGCATGGCTTCCACCACCAGATGGGTGCGGTGCGCCGGATCCATCGATTTCAGGTCCCAGCCTTCCAGGATCTGCAGCATGGCGGCCAACGCGATCCCACCGGACGACGGCGGCGAGGCGGTGGTGATGGTCCAGTCGCGGTACTTGAAGGCGATCGGCTCGCGCAGCTTGACCCGGTAGCCGGCCAGTTCCTCGGCGGTCCAGTGTCCGCCGGCCTGCTTCACGCCCTTGAGCAGCAGCTTGCCGGTCTCGCCCCGGTAGAAGCCATCGAAGCCCTGGTCGGCCAGGCGCTCCATGGTCTTGGCCAGTTCCGGCTGGCGGAACAGGTCGCCCTCGGCGATCGGCTTGCCGTTGCGCTCGTAGACCTCGCGCGTGCCGGGATAGCGCTGCATCACCTCACGCCGGGACTGATAGCCCTTGGACATGCGCGCGTACACCGGGAAGCCATCGCGCGCGATGCGCATCGCCGGCTCCAGCGAGGTCTTCAGCGGCAGCTTGCCGTGCTTGGAGGACAGTTCCACCAGCGCGGCCGGCAGGCCCGGGATACCGGCCGACCAGGCGCCGTTGACCGAACGGTCGCGGTCCAGGTCACCCTTCTTGTCGAGAAACGCCTCGGGCGTGGCGGACTGCGGCGCGGTTTCGCGCGCGTCCAGCATCACGTCCTTGCCGGTGGCCGCATCGTGCAGCAGGAAGAACCCGCCGCCGCCCAGGCCGGAGCTGATCGGCTCGACCACCGCCAGCGTGGCAGACACGGCCACGGCGGCGTCGAACGCGTTGCCGCCCTTGGCCAGGATCTCCATGCCCGCTTCCGTGGCCAGGTGATGGCCACTGGCGACGGCGGCGCCGTCAGGGTGTTTGGCCAGAACCGCCGGTGCGGATTCCGCGGCCCAGGCACTTGGGGCCACCAGCAGGACGAGCAGCAACCAACGACGCGACAGCGTTCTCATTTCGGCAGAAACTCCGTGACATACAATTCGGGATGATCGCGCTGCAGCCCGTGCAGCTTGGCCAGCAGGGCGTCCTGGGTTTCCGGAATGTCCGGATCGGGATCGATGCATTCGACCGGGCAGACGACCACGCACTGGGGTTCGTCGAAATGCCCCACGCACTCGGTGCAGCGGGCCGGATCGATCACGTAGATGGTTTCACCCATCGAAATGGCCTGATTGGGACAGGCCGGCTCACAGACGTCGCAATTGACGCAGAGCTCATTGATTTTCAGCGACATGGCGTTACTCCACGCCCGCGCCGGCGGATGAGAACCGGCCCACGCGGGCGCGCGGGCCGGTCATCGGTGACGCCCCTGCGGGCGCCACCCGGGCCGCGCACAAGGCACGGCCGCCACTGCACGGGTTACTTGGCTTCGACGAAGATGTACTCGGCGCCGGTCGGCTGGATGATCGACTGGACGCGGGCGTTGTCGGCGGCCTTGCCGATGAACACCACGCGCACACCCTTCATCGAGTCCGGCGAGACGTCCTTGAACACGGCCTGGATCATGTCGGCCATCTTGGCCGAGGCCGAGGAACCGAAGGCCAGCATGTTGCCCGGCTGCACGCCACGGCCCACGGCCTGGGTGGCGCTTTCGACCTGGCGCTCATACTTGGCCGCGAATTCCGGGTCCGATTCCGGGGCGAGGTAGTACAGGTACGGGCTGTTGCTGATGTTGCCCATGTTCTGCACGGCCACGGCCTGCAGGTACTTCTTCCAGCCGGCATCGTCATCGGCAGCCGGGGCGACCAGCGCCTGCTGGGCTTCGACGACCGGCGCGGCCTCTTCCTTCTTGCAGGCGGTGAAGGCCAGCGCGAACGACGCGATCAACATGGCACGCATGGTGTTGTTCATGGAATTCCTCCCTTGGTGATTCTTGGTATGTATGGGTCTGACAGGTACTACGCTTGGCCCGACTTCGCTTCACGGACCTTGCGCAGTGCCTCAAGCACGGCGGACGGCACGAAGCCGGACACGTCGCCGCCCAGGCGGGCGATCTCGCGGACCAGCGAAGACGAAATGAAGCTGTGTTGCTCGGCCGGGGTCAGGAACAGGGTCTCGACCTCCGGGATCAGATGGCGGTTCATGCTCGCCATCTGGAATTCGTACTCGAAATCGGAGACCGCGCGCAGCCCGCGCAGCAGCACCCCGCCCTGCACCGAGCGCACGAAATGCGCCAGCAGGGTATCGAAACCACGCACTTCCACGTTGCGGTTGTGGCCCAGCGCATCACGGGCGAGCTGGACGCGCAGCTCCAGCGGCAGCGTCGGCCCCTTGGACGGGCTCTGCGCCACGCCCACCACCACCTTCTCGAACAGGGGTGCAGCGCGGTTCACCAGATCGATGTGACCGTTGGTGATCGGATCGAAGGTGCCCGGGTAGACAGCAATGCGGCGGTTGGCCACGGTCATACGTCAGCTACGCGTGTTGGTCTGGTGAAAGTGTAGCAGTGGCGCGGCGATACAGGGCAAAACGGACCTCCCGGGTGCCCCCCTCGCGGTGCAGCAGCCACGACGCGGGCATCTTCGGCGCCTGATCGGCCGGGGACTCCACGTACACCCAGGCATCAGGCGCCAGATGCGGGGGCAGCCCCGCCATCACGGCCTCCCACAGCCCATCGGCAAACGGCGGATCGACGAACGCGATATCCGCCAGCGGTCCGGCCGGCTGCCGCAGCCACTGCAGCGCATCGGCCTGCACCACGGCGATCTGGTCCTGCGCCCCCAGCTTGGCGACCGACTCGCGCAGCTGCCGGGACAATGCGGGATCGCGCTCCACCAGCGTAGCCTGCGCCGCCCCGCGCGAGACCGCTTCCAGCCCCAGCGCCCCGCTGCCGGCGAACAGATCCAGCACCCGCGCCCCGCCCAGGCGCGGCATCAGCCAGTTGAACAGCGTCTCGCGCACCCGGTCACTGCTGGGCCGCAGCCCCGGCGACAGCGGCACCGGCAGCTTCGTATTGCGCCATTTGCCCCCGATGATCCGCACCTGGCCCACGGCAGCGGCCGGCTGACGCGGTTTCATGCGGGGCTCCGGAAATGGATGGCGATCGGATGGGCGAGCGGGCGGGAAAGCGTCATGGGCAGGCAGGCAGGTAGTTCAGGACGACATTCTAGGCGGTCCAGTCGCTGTCTTTGCCAGGCACCCCGATGCTGGAATGAAATGCAGCCACGCATGGCGTGGCTCTACCTGTCGCACGTCCGACCCACCCTGTAGAGGCAGGCGCCGCACTCCTGCTTGCGATTCGGCCCCGAAGGCTGCCGACACTCTTGAATTCGGGACAATCCACCCCTACCCCTTGAGCCAGCCGCCGCGCCGGGCGCGGCAATGTCCCAAGGAGCAACACGACCCATGACCGTGCAGACCCAAAAAGAAACCCTGGGCTTCCAGACCGAAGTCAAACAGCTGCTGCAGTTGATGATCCACTCGCTGTACTCCAACAAGGAAATCTTCCTTCGCGAGCTCATCTCCAACGCGGCCGATGCCTCGGACAAACTGCGCTTCGAAGCGCTGACCCAGCCGGCCCTGCTTGAGAACGACGGCGACCTGCGCATCCGCGTCAGCTTCGATGCCACCGCCAACACCCTGACCATCGACGACAACGGCATCGGCATGAGCCGTGACGAAGCGATCGCCCACCTGGGCACCATCGCCAAGTCCGGCACCGGCGACTTCCTGCGCCAGCTCTCCGGCGACCAGAAGAAGGACTCCCAGCTGATCGGCCAGTTCGGCGTCGGCTTCTACAGCGCCTTCATCGTCGCCGACCAGGTGGACGTGTACTCCCGCCGCGCCGGCCTGCCCGCCAGCGAGGGCGTGCACTGGTCCTCGCGCGGCGAAGGCGAGTTCGACGTGGAAAGCATCGACAAGCCCGAGCGCGGCACCCGCATCGTGCTGCACCTCAAGGATGACCAGCGCGACTTCGCCGATGGCTGGCGCCTGCGCGGCATCATCAAGAAGTACTCCGACCACATCGGCCTGCCGATCCAGATGGCCAAGGAACACCACGGCGAAGATGCCCCGGCCGAGGTCGAATGGGAAACCGTCAACCGTGCCAGCGCGCTGTGGACCCGCCCGCGCACCGAGATCACCGACGCCGAGTACCAGGAGTTCTACAAGCACGCCGCGCATGACCACCAGGATCCGCTGGCGTGGAGCCACAACAAGGTTGAAGGCAAGCTGGAGTACACCTCTCTGCTGTACGTGCCCGGCCATGCGCCGTTCGATCTGTACCACCGTGACGCGCCCAAGGGCCTGAAGCTGTACGTGCAGCGCGTGTTCGTGATGGACCAGGCCGAGCAGTTCCTGCCGCTGTACCTGCGCTTCATCAAGGGCGTGGTGGATTCCAACGATCTCTCGCTGAACGTTTCGCGTGAAATCCTGCAGTCCGGCCCGGTCATCGATTCGATGAAGTCGGCGCTGACCAAGCGTTCGCTGGACATGCTGGAGAAACTGGCCAAGGACAAGCCGGAGGTCTATGCCGGCTTCTGGAAGCAGTTCGGCCAGGTGCTCAAGGAAGGCCCGGCCGAGGACTACGGCAACCGCGAGAAGATCGCCGGCCTGCTGCGCTTCGCCTCCACCCATGACGACAGCGGCGAGCCCAGCGTCTCGCTGGCCGATTACGTGGGCCGCATGATCGAAGGCCAGGACAAGATCTACTTCCTGACCGGCGACAGCTACACCCAGGTCAAGGACAGCCCGCACCTGGAAGTGTTCCGCAAGAAGGGCGTGGAAGTGTTGCTGCTCACCGACCGCATCGACGAATGGTTGATGGGGTACCTGACCGAGTTCGACGGCAAGTCGTTCGTCGATGTCGCGCGTGGCGATCTGGACCTGGGCGCGCTGGAAACCGCCGAAGACAAGCAGGCCCAGGAAGCCGTGGCCAAGGACAAGCAGGCGCTGGTGGACCGTATCAAGGCCGCACTGGGCGATGACGTGGCCGACGTGCGCGTCTCGCACCGCCTGACCGACTCCCCGGCAATCCTGGCGATCGGCGAACAGGACCTGGGCCTGCAGATGCGCCAGATCCTGGAAGCCAGCGGCCAGAAGGTGCCCGACAGCAAGCCGGTGTTCGAGTTCAACCCCGGCCATCCGCTGATCGGCAAGCTGGACCAGGAAGGCGATGCCGCGCGCTTCGATGACCTCAGCCGCGTGCTGTTCGACCAGGCCGCGCTGGCCGCGGGCGACACGCTGAAGGACCCGGCGGCGTATGTGCGCCGGCTCAACAAGCTGTTGCTCGAGCTGTCGGCGTAAGTCGCTCTGCGGGTGGGTGCCGGCCAAGGGTCGGCACCTGCCGGCGTTGATGATGCGTGGCG contains the following coding sequences:
- the rsmD gene encoding 16S rRNA (guanine(966)-N(2))-methyltransferase RsmD — protein: MKPRQPAAAVGQVRIIGGKWRNTKLPVPLSPGLRPSSDRVRETLFNWLMPRLGGARVLDLFAGSGALGLEAVSRGAAQATLVERDPALSRQLRESVAKLGAQDQIAVVQADALQWLRQPAGPLADIAFVDPPFADGLWEAVMAGLPPHLAPDAWVYVESPADQAPKMPASWLLHREGGTREVRFALYRRATATLSPDQHA
- a CDS encoding YfhL family 4Fe-4S dicluster ferredoxin; its protein translation is MSLKINELCVNCDVCEPACPNQAISMGETIYVIDPARCTECVGHFDEPQCVVVCPVECIDPDPDIPETQDALLAKLHGLQRDHPELYVTEFLPK
- the htpG gene encoding molecular chaperone HtpG yields the protein MTVQTQKETLGFQTEVKQLLQLMIHSLYSNKEIFLRELISNAADASDKLRFEALTQPALLENDGDLRIRVSFDATANTLTIDDNGIGMSRDEAIAHLGTIAKSGTGDFLRQLSGDQKKDSQLIGQFGVGFYSAFIVADQVDVYSRRAGLPASEGVHWSSRGEGEFDVESIDKPERGTRIVLHLKDDQRDFADGWRLRGIIKKYSDHIGLPIQMAKEHHGEDAPAEVEWETVNRASALWTRPRTEITDAEYQEFYKHAAHDHQDPLAWSHNKVEGKLEYTSLLYVPGHAPFDLYHRDAPKGLKLYVQRVFVMDQAEQFLPLYLRFIKGVVDSNDLSLNVSREILQSGPVIDSMKSALTKRSLDMLEKLAKDKPEVYAGFWKQFGQVLKEGPAEDYGNREKIAGLLRFASTHDDSGEPSVSLADYVGRMIEGQDKIYFLTGDSYTQVKDSPHLEVFRKKGVEVLLLTDRIDEWLMGYLTEFDGKSFVDVARGDLDLGALETAEDKQAQEAVAKDKQALVDRIKAALGDDVADVRVSHRLTDSPAILAIGEQDLGLQMRQILEASGQKVPDSKPVFEFNPGHPLIGKLDQEGDAARFDDLSRVLFDQAALAAGDTLKDPAAYVRRLNKLLLELSA
- the ggt gene encoding gamma-glutamyltransferase, whose amino-acid sequence is MRTLSRRWLLLVLLVAPSAWAAESAPAVLAKHPDGAAVASGHHLATEAGMEILAKGGNAFDAAVAVSATLAVVEPISSGLGGGGFFLLHDAATGKDVMLDARETAPQSATPEAFLDKKGDLDRDRSVNGAWSAGIPGLPAALVELSSKHGKLPLKTSLEPAMRIARDGFPVYARMSKGYQSRREVMQRYPGTREVYERNGKPIAEGDLFRQPELAKTMERLADQGFDGFYRGETGKLLLKGVKQAGGHWTAEELAGYRVKLREPIAFKYRDWTITTASPPSSGGIALAAMLQILEGWDLKSMDPAHRTHLVVEAMRRAYRDRTFFLGDPDFVDIPQKVLTSKDYAQGLRATIHPDKATPSDLLSGNPTPLEDDETTHFSIIDREGNRVGATQTVNLLYGSGLIPSGTGVLLNNEMDDFALKPGTPNAFGVMGYAANAPKPGKRMLSSMTPTFMESADKVVVLGTPGGSRIITMVLLGILGYDDGLTAQQVAALPRYHHQWLPDLIEAEDGTFDVGTIKQLQAMGHKIDLPGDTAAGGRGSSHVWGNLQTVEWDRRSNVLSGGSDPRNPVGSAAVSQAH
- the coaD gene encoding pantetheine-phosphate adenylyltransferase is translated as MTVANRRIAVYPGTFDPITNGHIDLVNRAAPLFEKVVVGVAQSPSKGPTLPLELRVQLARDALGHNRNVEVRGFDTLLAHFVRSVQGGVLLRGLRAVSDFEYEFQMASMNRHLIPEVETLFLTPAEQHSFISSSLVREIARLGGDVSGFVPSAVLEALRKVREAKSGQA